In the Mycolicibacter sp. MU0102 genome, one interval contains:
- a CDS encoding TIGR01777 family oxidoreductase: MSLVFSSELEAPRDEVFAWHARPGAFTRLSPPWQAMRLRREADSLRDGTAELALPGGLRWVAEHQASGYDPPRQFADELGSGGLASLPARWVMKWQHIHEFDDLGGGWTLMTDRVDTPVPGALLRPMFVYRHRQLADDLAAHQRAKAHGLQPLTVAVSGASGLVGSALTAFLSTGGHRVIRLVRRTAGNPDERQWNPDDPDRDLLAGIDAVIHLAGASIAGRFTAQHRRVIRDSRIGPTRRLAELVAATAAGPSTLICASAVGYYGYDRGDDVLTEDSQRGDGYLADVVADWEDALAPAEKSGKRVVRVRTGIVQSPRGGTLRLMRPLFAAGLGGRLGSGRQWLPWIGIDDLIDIYHRALWDTGLSGPVNAVAPHPVRNSEYTETLGRVLRRPTILPVPELGPRLLLGAQGARELACASQRVLPARLSRAEHRFRSRELEPLLRHLLGRAGGATY, translated from the coding sequence ATGAGTCTGGTCTTCTCCAGCGAGCTCGAGGCACCGCGTGACGAGGTCTTCGCCTGGCACGCCAGGCCGGGGGCCTTCACGCGGCTGAGCCCGCCGTGGCAGGCGATGCGCTTGCGACGCGAAGCCGACTCGCTGCGCGACGGCACCGCCGAACTGGCTCTGCCGGGTGGGCTGCGCTGGGTGGCCGAACACCAGGCGAGCGGCTATGACCCGCCCCGGCAATTCGCCGACGAGCTCGGCAGCGGCGGCCTGGCGTCACTTCCGGCGAGGTGGGTGATGAAGTGGCAACACATCCACGAGTTCGACGATCTCGGCGGCGGCTGGACGCTGATGACCGACCGGGTCGACACGCCGGTGCCCGGGGCGTTGCTGCGGCCGATGTTCGTCTATCGGCATCGCCAGCTTGCCGATGACCTCGCGGCGCACCAGCGCGCCAAAGCCCATGGCCTACAGCCTCTTACGGTGGCGGTCAGCGGCGCATCCGGGCTGGTGGGTTCGGCGCTGACGGCTTTCTTGAGCACCGGGGGGCATCGGGTGATCCGGCTGGTGCGGCGCACCGCCGGCAACCCCGACGAGCGGCAGTGGAATCCCGACGATCCGGATCGCGATCTGCTGGCCGGCATCGATGCGGTGATTCATCTGGCCGGTGCGTCGATCGCGGGACGCTTCACCGCACAGCATCGCCGGGTGATCCGCGACAGCAGAATCGGTCCGACGCGCAGACTCGCCGAGCTCGTTGCCGCCACGGCTGCCGGGCCTAGCACCCTGATCTGTGCTTCGGCGGTCGGCTATTACGGCTATGACCGCGGCGACGATGTCCTCACCGAGGACAGTCAGCGCGGGGACGGTTACCTGGCCGACGTCGTCGCCGACTGGGAGGATGCGCTGGCGCCGGCGGAGAAGTCGGGGAAGCGCGTCGTGCGCGTTCGCACCGGCATAGTGCAGTCGCCGCGCGGCGGGACGCTGCGGTTGATGCGGCCGCTGTTCGCCGCGGGCCTGGGCGGTCGGTTGGGCAGCGGCCGACAATGGCTGCCCTGGATCGGGATCGACGACCTGATCGACATCTATCACCGAGCCCTGTGGGACACCGGGCTTTCTGGACCGGTGAACGCCGTCGCTCCGCATCCGGTACGAAACAGCGAGTACACCGAGACACTGGGACGCGTGCTGCGCCGGCCCACGATTCTTCCGGTGCCGGAACTGGGGCCACGCCTGCTGCTCGGCGCCCAAGGCGCGCGCGAACTGGCCTGCGCGAGCCAGCGAGTACTGCCGGCGCGTCTGAGCCGGGCCGAACATCGTTTCCGTTCCCGCGAACTCGAACCGCTACTGCGGCATCTGTTGGGGCGTGCCGGCGGCGCTACGTACTGA
- the fadD5 gene encoding fatty-acid--CoA ligase FadD5, with protein sequence MIAQPLRSRRNHWMNQVATHAEMRPDAVAFRCRGNDTTWQQLHDRSERLAGALFRRGISFGDRVLIVMLNHTEYIEATLAINALGAIAVPVNFRLTDPEISYIVTDSGAKGVITDQLLAPLMEAVRKNTPGLDVAVVLGDDYESLIAEPGDPHPGADVPEDTPALIMYTSGTTGSPKGAILSHSNLLAQSLTCIQALQISPDSVYFCAAPMFHIAGLGSIAPNLMLGTKTVIHPLGAFNATDTLDAWESERATSVFLVPAQWQVICADPTVPQRDLALEVISWGAAPASDTVLRAMAETFPDALNVAVFGQTEMSPITCVLQGKDAIRKLGSVGKVIPTISARVVDENMNDVAPGEIGEIVYRGPTMMQGYWNKPEATAEAFAGDWFHSGDLVRVDDEGFVYVVDRKKDMIISGGENIYCAEVENVLFEHPLIQEAAVIGRAHDKWGEVPVAIVATVAGEAPLTLEDLEPFLNERLARYKHPKELVLIDALPRNASGKVVKPQLRKQYGS encoded by the coding sequence ATGATCGCTCAGCCGCTGCGTTCTCGCCGCAACCACTGGATGAATCAGGTGGCGACCCACGCCGAAATGCGTCCCGACGCCGTTGCCTTCCGCTGTCGCGGCAACGACACCACCTGGCAACAACTGCACGATCGCTCCGAGCGCCTGGCCGGGGCACTGTTCCGGCGCGGCATCTCCTTCGGCGACCGGGTGCTGATCGTGATGCTCAACCACACCGAATACATCGAGGCGACCTTGGCGATCAACGCCCTGGGTGCCATCGCCGTACCGGTCAACTTCCGCCTCACCGACCCCGAGATCAGCTACATCGTCACCGACAGCGGCGCCAAGGGCGTCATCACCGATCAGCTGCTGGCACCGCTGATGGAGGCCGTCCGCAAGAACACCCCCGGACTCGACGTGGCCGTGGTTCTCGGCGACGACTACGAATCGCTGATCGCCGAGCCGGGCGACCCGCACCCCGGCGCTGACGTTCCCGAAGACACCCCGGCCCTGATCATGTACACCTCGGGAACCACCGGAAGTCCCAAGGGCGCCATCCTGTCCCACTCGAACCTGCTGGCCCAGTCGCTGACCTGCATCCAGGCGCTGCAGATCAGCCCGGACAGCGTGTACTTCTGCGCCGCACCGATGTTCCACATCGCCGGCCTGGGCAGCATCGCACCCAACCTGATGCTGGGCACCAAGACGGTGATTCACCCGCTCGGTGCGTTCAACGCCACCGACACCCTCGACGCCTGGGAGAGCGAGCGCGCCACCTCGGTGTTCCTCGTACCGGCTCAGTGGCAGGTCATCTGTGCCGATCCGACTGTGCCGCAACGCGACCTGGCGCTCGAAGTGATCAGCTGGGGGGCGGCTCCGGCATCCGACACCGTACTGCGGGCCATGGCGGAGACATTCCCGGACGCGCTCAACGTCGCGGTGTTCGGCCAGACCGAGATGTCACCCATCACCTGCGTGCTCCAGGGCAAGGACGCGATCCGCAAACTCGGCTCGGTGGGCAAGGTGATCCCGACCATCTCGGCGCGGGTCGTCGACGAGAACATGAACGACGTGGCACCCGGTGAGATCGGCGAGATCGTCTACCGCGGGCCGACCATGATGCAGGGCTACTGGAACAAGCCCGAGGCGACCGCCGAGGCGTTCGCCGGCGACTGGTTCCACTCCGGGGATCTGGTCCGCGTCGACGACGAAGGCTTCGTTTACGTCGTCGACCGCAAGAAGGACATGATCATCTCCGGCGGCGAGAACATCTACTGCGCCGAGGTGGAGAACGTACTGTTCGAGCACCCACTGATCCAGGAGGCCGCCGTGATCGGGCGTGCCCACGACAAGTGGGGCGAGGTTCCGGTGGCCATAGTGGCAACAGTCGCCGGCGAGGCACCACTGACACTGGAAGACCTCGAACCCTTCCTCAACGAGCGCCTGGCCCGCTACAAGCATCCGAAGGAACTGGTGCTGATCGACGCACTGCCCCGCAATGCCAGCGGCAAGGTGGTCAAACCTCAGCTGCGCAAGCAGTACGGCTCGTAG
- a CDS encoding enoyl-CoA hydratase — protein sequence MSENASSAKLTATRDGRVLRVTITNPARLNAIDYATMAGLGDVIAGAADDPGVRAIVITGEGKAFCTGADLSATAGGVSPEEVMDCASRLVNSVAQTPVPVIARINGPAAGVGVGLALAADLIYAAESAYFLLSFTNIGLMPDGGTTALIAAAAGRAVANEMALLGERLSATAARDAGLINAVLGEAELDARVNEAAEKLAHGPRRAIELTKRALNATNLAALDAALAREKAGQVELLGSPDFFEGAAAMLQKRKAVFGE from the coding sequence GTGTCCGAGAACGCCAGCTCCGCCAAACTCACCGCGACCCGCGACGGCCGGGTGCTGCGGGTGACGATCACCAACCCCGCCCGGCTCAACGCGATCGACTACGCCACCATGGCGGGCCTCGGTGACGTCATCGCCGGCGCGGCCGACGACCCCGGTGTGCGGGCCATCGTCATCACCGGCGAAGGCAAGGCCTTCTGCACCGGCGCCGACCTGTCGGCCACGGCCGGCGGCGTCAGCCCCGAGGAGGTGATGGACTGCGCCTCGCGGCTGGTCAACTCGGTCGCGCAGACCCCGGTGCCGGTGATCGCGCGGATCAACGGGCCGGCCGCCGGCGTCGGCGTAGGTCTGGCGCTGGCCGCGGATCTGATCTACGCCGCCGAGAGCGCCTACTTCCTGCTGTCGTTCACCAACATCGGCCTGATGCCCGACGGCGGCACCACCGCCCTGATCGCGGCCGCTGCCGGACGGGCCGTGGCCAACGAGATGGCACTGCTCGGTGAGCGTCTGTCGGCGACCGCCGCCCGCGATGCCGGTCTGATCAACGCGGTGCTCGGCGAGGCGGAGTTGGACGCCCGGGTCAACGAGGCCGCCGAGAAACTGGCCCACGGACCGCGTCGCGCCATCGAATTGACCAAGCGTGCGCTCAACGCCACCAACCTCGCAGCGCTCGACGCCGCGCTGGCCCGTGAGAAGGCCGGTCAGGTGGAGTTGCTCGGCTCGCCCGACTTCTTCGAGGGCGCCGCCGCGATGCTGCAGAAGCGCAAGGCGGTGTTCGGCGAATGA
- a CDS encoding TetR/AcrR family transcriptional regulator, protein MAAGSVTAVQRRPKDRKAQIVRAAARAFSDRGYHAVGVDEIAAEVGVSGPALYRHFANKYALLVATAQHTAGVLVSAARSADDPSRPAPERLRAITAALIETTIGTRREGAFYRWERRYLQLPDRKEIRAGYDALNAAIAEPLAVMRPELPEADTAILAAAALSVIGSISAHRTRLPAAALADLLGELCWAVLTVELPPAPSGPAPRRPERGLPSTSKRERLLAEAIRMFGQRGFYEVSIEEIAAAAGLNGSSAYRYYPSKAALLAVAFHRANGRVLMAITDSLAESTSPRQAALRIAERYTALAFAAPELINIYFAEFANLPEPDRIELRGLQRQNVDEWAHLVNQAGAGDTEAVFRVHAALALVVDIGRLVNFDDRDEQRSRIHALMAAVLFGTGGR, encoded by the coding sequence ATGGCTGCGGGATCGGTCACTGCGGTGCAGCGTCGCCCCAAGGACCGCAAGGCGCAGATCGTCCGTGCCGCGGCCCGTGCGTTCAGCGATCGCGGCTACCACGCGGTCGGGGTCGACGAGATCGCCGCGGAGGTCGGTGTCTCCGGACCTGCGCTGTATCGGCACTTCGCCAACAAGTACGCGCTGCTGGTCGCGACCGCCCAGCACACGGCGGGGGTGCTGGTGAGCGCCGCTCGCTCCGCCGACGATCCGAGCCGGCCTGCGCCGGAGCGGTTGCGCGCGATCACCGCGGCGCTGATCGAGACCACGATCGGGACGCGGCGCGAGGGCGCGTTCTATCGGTGGGAGCGGCGCTACCTGCAGCTGCCGGATCGCAAGGAAATCCGGGCCGGCTACGACGCGCTCAACGCCGCGATCGCCGAGCCGCTGGCGGTTATGCGCCCAGAACTTCCCGAGGCCGACACGGCGATCTTGGCCGCTGCCGCCCTGAGCGTGATCGGCAGCATCTCCGCGCACCGAACGCGGTTGCCTGCTGCCGCACTTGCGGACCTGCTCGGCGAGCTGTGCTGGGCGGTTCTCACCGTGGAGCTGCCGCCGGCGCCGTCGGGTCCTGCGCCGCGACGACCGGAGCGGGGTCTGCCCAGCACATCCAAGCGAGAACGGCTGCTCGCCGAGGCCATCCGCATGTTCGGCCAGCGCGGCTTCTACGAAGTCAGCATCGAGGAGATCGCCGCCGCGGCCGGACTGAACGGCTCCAGTGCCTACCGCTACTACCCGAGCAAGGCGGCCTTGCTGGCCGTCGCCTTCCATCGGGCCAACGGCCGCGTGCTGATGGCCATCACCGATTCCCTGGCCGAGTCGACCAGTCCAAGGCAGGCGGCCCTGCGCATCGCCGAGCGCTATACCGCACTGGCATTCGCCGCGCCCGAGCTGATCAACATCTATTTCGCCGAGTTCGCCAACTTGCCCGAACCCGACCGAATTGAACTGCGCGGTCTGCAGCGGCAGAACGTCGACGAATGGGCTCACCTGGTGAACCAGGCCGGCGCGGGCGATACCGAAGCGGTGTTCCGTGTCCACGCGGCGCTTGCTCTAGTCGTCGATATAGGACGCCTGGTTAACTTTGATGATCGAGACGAACAGCGGTCCCGGATTCACGCCTTGATGGCGGCTGTACTTTTCGGCACCGGCGGCCGGTGA
- a CDS encoding MauE/DoxX family redox-associated membrane protein gives MTAAPTGQRNAATAARGLAGLLLGAGAGHFVVPQPFDAIVPPELPGSARMYTYLSGVAELVIGALLLSPRTRRMAGLAAAALFVAVYPANIHSVRLFWAKPWLRAGAIARLPLQIPMIIAALRVWRAG, from the coding sequence ATGACTGCCGCACCGACAGGACAGCGAAACGCCGCCACCGCCGCGCGAGGGCTCGCCGGGCTGCTGCTGGGCGCCGGGGCAGGACATTTCGTCGTCCCTCAACCGTTCGACGCGATCGTTCCGCCGGAGTTGCCGGGCAGCGCACGCATGTACACGTATCTGTCGGGAGTCGCCGAGCTGGTCATCGGTGCCCTGCTGTTGTCGCCGCGCACCCGCCGCATGGCCGGGCTGGCCGCGGCCGCTCTGTTCGTTGCGGTGTACCCGGCGAATATCCACTCGGTCCGGTTGTTCTGGGCCAAACCCTGGTTGCGGGCCGGGGCGATCGCGCGCCTGCCGTTGCAGATTCCGATGATCATCGCGGCGCTGCGGGTGTGGCGCGCCGGTTAG
- a CDS encoding TetR/AcrR family transcriptional regulator, which produces MAYIKATEREGQIVAAAMRVLRDVGVAGTTLRGVAAEAGIPLGTLHYVFPSKDLLLRAVIAAVMDDVVDAVRADLQLDRGVAHALRQGVTNFWTTLVESDTGLQIMQYELAMYSVRSEGSGGLAQLQYERYTALVTEFCSQAAQAAGERCAVDFDSLGRLALALVDGLIVQYVTNPDSERARRDLDRAVDMVVRFADPQPVGKRPRRTG; this is translated from the coding sequence GTGGCCTACATCAAGGCGACCGAGCGTGAGGGGCAGATTGTCGCGGCCGCAATGCGCGTACTGCGTGACGTTGGCGTAGCGGGCACGACGTTGCGTGGGGTTGCCGCTGAAGCCGGAATCCCACTGGGCACATTGCACTACGTCTTTCCGTCCAAGGACCTGCTGCTGCGTGCAGTGATCGCCGCGGTCATGGACGACGTTGTGGACGCGGTGCGCGCCGATCTGCAGCTCGACCGGGGGGTGGCCCATGCGCTGCGGCAGGGGGTGACGAACTTCTGGACCACGTTGGTGGAAAGCGACACCGGCCTGCAGATCATGCAATACGAGCTGGCCATGTACTCGGTGCGCAGCGAAGGCTCCGGCGGCCTGGCCCAGCTGCAATATGAGCGCTACACCGCGCTCGTCACCGAGTTCTGCTCCCAAGCCGCGCAGGCGGCGGGGGAGCGCTGCGCCGTCGATTTCGACAGTCTCGGACGGCTCGCGCTTGCCCTGGTGGACGGCCTGATCGTGCAGTACGTGACAAACCCGGACTCCGAGCGGGCACGACGCGACCTCGACCGCGCCGTGGACATGGTCGTGCGATTCGCCGATCCGCAGCCCGTCGGCAAACGCCCGCGCCGCACCGGCTGA
- a CDS encoding flavin monoamine oxidase family protein, translated as MTRSVDRLRLRGVKSDDGAMASTVAVVGAGMSGLTAARELHRAGVDVLVLEAADRLGGRAMTETSALGSRVDLGGQWIGHDHHRLKALASELGATQFRMHSRPLPIVVDGSRRVRAAAPSMLATLLVLVGVEALSRIAKTQRWNATTVQAWLRRVPGRARRLLEVLAYISWTADLNRCSIHAMAQSIRQQGGLRTMLATAGGAQESLVAEGIGSLIEGLAAELGPRVLPGRRVTSIVQSGDGVTIGTTAGDVRAAKVIVTVPPPLTGRITYEPPLPPGRAALASDTYMGSVYKGVAVYSRPFWRDRAGGEFLVLDKPGRAVFDTGAPGGPGHLCVLVGGPEARELDRLEAAERRNAVLGALARYVGPDVLEPASWHEKSWHLDEYVGGGYVALALPGTTDGIPPIECTPTGDIHWAGTETAREHAGYIEGAIESGTRAAREVLEALSVSW; from the coding sequence TTGACTCGGTCGGTTGACCGACTTAGATTACGGGGCGTGAAGTCAGACGACGGAGCGATGGCCAGCACGGTGGCCGTCGTGGGTGCGGGGATGTCCGGACTGACAGCTGCCCGCGAGCTGCACCGCGCCGGCGTCGACGTGCTCGTTTTGGAGGCCGCGGACCGGCTCGGCGGACGGGCCATGACCGAGACGAGCGCGTTGGGGTCACGGGTGGACCTCGGCGGTCAGTGGATCGGCCACGACCACCACCGGCTCAAGGCGCTGGCTTCTGAACTGGGCGCCACGCAGTTTCGAATGCACTCTCGGCCGTTGCCCATCGTGGTCGACGGATCGCGGAGAGTGCGGGCAGCGGCGCCCTCGATGTTGGCGACCCTTCTCGTGCTCGTCGGCGTCGAAGCCCTGTCTCGCATCGCCAAGACGCAACGGTGGAATGCCACCACGGTGCAGGCCTGGCTGCGCCGAGTCCCGGGGCGCGCTCGGCGGCTGCTCGAAGTGCTTGCGTACATCTCGTGGACCGCTGACCTTAATCGCTGCTCCATTCACGCGATGGCGCAGAGCATCCGCCAGCAGGGCGGGCTGCGAACCATGTTGGCGACGGCCGGGGGCGCCCAGGAGTCCTTGGTCGCCGAAGGGATCGGCTCGCTGATCGAGGGCCTGGCCGCCGAACTCGGTCCGCGAGTGCTTCCGGGGCGCCGGGTCACCTCGATCGTGCAGAGCGGCGATGGCGTCACCATCGGAACGACCGCGGGTGACGTCCGTGCCGCGAAAGTCATTGTGACGGTGCCGCCGCCACTCACCGGACGAATCACCTACGAGCCGCCGCTCCCGCCCGGCCGTGCCGCCTTGGCGTCCGATACCTATATGGGTTCGGTGTACAAGGGCGTGGCGGTCTATTCACGCCCGTTCTGGAGGGATCGAGCGGGCGGCGAGTTCCTGGTCCTGGATAAACCCGGACGCGCAGTGTTCGACACCGGCGCGCCGGGCGGCCCCGGCCATCTGTGCGTGCTGGTGGGGGGACCGGAGGCGCGCGAGCTCGACCGACTGGAGGCCGCCGAGCGGCGCAACGCGGTGCTCGGTGCGCTGGCCCGCTACGTCGGTCCCGACGTTCTCGAACCGGCGAGCTGGCACGAAAAATCTTGGCACCTCGATGAATACGTCGGCGGCGGCTACGTCGCACTGGCGCTGCCCGGGACTACCGACGGTATCCCGCCGATCGAGTGCACCCCGACCGGCGACATTCATTGGGCGGGTACCGAGACGGCGCGCGAGCACGCGGGTTACATCGAGGGCGCCATCGAATCGGGCACCCGGGCGGCCCGTGAGGTGCTCGAGGCGCTGTCGGTCTCCTGGTGA
- a CDS encoding type B 50S ribosomal protein L31, whose amino-acid sequence MKPGIHPDYHPVVFQDATTGQTFLTRSTVTSDRTIEWPTPAGPRSYPLVIVEISAASHPFWTGNSRIVDSAGQVEKFRRRYGQRQA is encoded by the coding sequence ATGAAACCCGGCATCCACCCCGACTACCACCCCGTCGTCTTCCAGGACGCCACCACCGGCCAGACGTTCCTGACCCGTTCCACCGTGACCAGCGACCGCACCATCGAGTGGCCCACCCCGGCGGGCCCTCGCAGCTACCCGCTGGTGATCGTGGAGATCAGCGCGGCGTCACATCCGTTCTGGACCGGAAACAGCCGAATCGTCGACTCCGCCGGGCAGGTCGAGAAGTTCCGCCGCCGCTACGGACAACGCCAGGCCTGA
- the mrf gene encoding ribosome hibernation factor-recruiting GTPase MRF, translating into MRTPVILVAGQYGTDAATKALQAKAGTVTVAYGLDGHVVVRETTSTTAVATTLALELAHGCVSCTLRNDLLVLLRRLHRRAGVERIVVQLPNWLEPQPICWAIRNVRVRVGPGYIDGPAGRDVAVAAVVTCLDATAWLPQALGDDELDDGRTIAQVVVGQAESADALVVYAPDPTALAVLRRLAPLARITAGTDRLEQALTHLDDGARRGRADDPHAPLLAGQPPLRPDGAVELIEFHARRPFHPQRLHAALDALLDGVIRARGRLWLANRGERAIWLESAGGGLHTCAVGKWLAAMTAEEAARVSPERHAFADLIWDHRYGDRHTSLVVLVCGARPEQIRETLSEALLTDDELRSTHQWAGYPDPFGDHHQEPCDETPTATADISPYRTQDGDQR; encoded by the coding sequence ATGCGGACTCCGGTGATCCTGGTGGCCGGGCAGTACGGCACCGACGCAGCGACCAAAGCCTTGCAGGCCAAGGCGGGCACGGTGACCGTCGCCTACGGCCTGGACGGTCACGTGGTGGTGCGAGAAACCACCAGCACGACAGCGGTTGCCACGACGTTGGCCCTGGAGCTGGCGCACGGTTGTGTGTCCTGCACCCTGCGCAACGACCTGCTGGTCCTGTTGCGCCGACTGCACCGGCGGGCCGGCGTTGAACGCATCGTCGTTCAGCTGCCCAATTGGCTGGAGCCGCAGCCCATCTGCTGGGCGATCCGCAACGTGCGGGTCCGCGTGGGACCGGGATACATCGATGGACCGGCCGGTCGAGATGTGGCGGTCGCCGCGGTCGTCACCTGCCTGGATGCCACCGCGTGGCTGCCGCAAGCGCTCGGCGACGACGAACTCGACGACGGCCGCACCATCGCCCAGGTGGTGGTCGGCCAGGCCGAATCCGCCGACGCCCTGGTGGTTTACGCCCCAGACCCGACGGCTCTGGCGGTACTGCGCCGGTTGGCTCCGCTGGCACGCATCACCGCCGGAACCGATCGCCTTGAACAGGCACTGACCCACCTCGACGACGGCGCCCGCCGCGGTCGAGCCGATGATCCACACGCCCCGCTGCTGGCCGGTCAACCGCCGCTGCGGCCCGACGGCGCGGTTGAGCTGATCGAATTCCACGCCCGCCGACCGTTTCATCCGCAACGCCTGCACGCGGCCCTCGATGCGCTACTCGACGGGGTGATCCGGGCACGCGGGCGGCTGTGGTTGGCCAACCGGGGCGAGCGAGCGATCTGGCTGGAGTCCGCGGGTGGCGGGTTGCATACCTGCGCGGTGGGCAAGTGGCTGGCCGCGATGACAGCGGAGGAGGCCGCCCGCGTGTCCCCGGAGCGGCATGCGTTCGCGGATCTGATCTGGGACCACCGCTACGGCGACCGGCACACCTCGCTGGTGGTTCTGGTCTGCGGCGCCCGACCCGAGCAGATCCGCGAAACCCTGTCGGAGGCTCTGCTCACCGACGACGAGTTGCGCAGCACGCATCAGTGGGCCGGCTACCCCGACCCGTTCGGCGACCACCACCAGGAACCGTGCGACGAGACCCCAACGGCCACAGCAGATATTTCCCCGTACCGCACTCAAGACGGAGACCAGCGATGA
- the rpmB gene encoding 50S ribosomal protein L28, whose translation MSARCQVTGRVPGFGNAVSHSHRRTRRRWSPNIQVRTYYLASQDRRIRLRVSAKGIKVIDRDGIETVVARLRREGERI comes from the coding sequence TTGTCTGCACGCTGCCAAGTCACCGGCCGGGTGCCCGGATTCGGGAATGCGGTGTCGCACTCGCATCGCCGCACCCGGCGCCGCTGGTCGCCGAACATCCAGGTCAGGACCTACTACCTGGCGTCGCAAGACCGCCGGATCCGGCTACGGGTCAGCGCGAAGGGCATCAAGGTCATCGACCGGGACGGCATCGAGACCGTGGTGGCCCGGTTGCGACGCGAAGGTGAGCGGATCTGA
- the rpmG gene encoding 50S ribosomal protein L33 has translation MARTDIRPIVKLRSTAGTGYTYVTRKNRRNDPDRLVLRKYDPVVRRHVDFREER, from the coding sequence ATGGCGCGCACCGACATTCGTCCCATCGTCAAGCTGCGCTCCACCGCGGGCACGGGCTACACCTACGTCACCCGCAAGAACCGGCGCAACGACCCCGACCGCCTGGTGCTGCGCAAGTACGACCCCGTGGTCCGTCGCCATGTCGACTTTCGGGAGGAGCGCTGA
- the rpsN gene encoding 30S ribosomal protein S14, with protein MAKKSKIVKNEQRRVLVARYAERRAELKEIIRSTSSSPQQRLAAQSALARQPRDASPVRLRNRDSADGRPRGYLRKFGLSRVRMRQLAHEGHLPGVRKASW; from the coding sequence ATGGCCAAAAAATCCAAGATCGTGAAGAACGAGCAGCGCCGCGTGCTGGTGGCCCGCTACGCCGAGCGGCGCGCTGAGCTCAAGGAAATCATTCGGTCGACGTCGAGCAGCCCGCAGCAGCGACTGGCCGCCCAGAGCGCGCTGGCGCGCCAGCCGCGCGATGCCAGCCCGGTCCGGTTGCGCAACCGCGACAGCGCCGACGGGCGCCCCCGCGGCTACCTTCGCAAATTCGGACTCTCGCGCGTGCGTATGCGCCAGCTCGCGCACGAAGGCCACCTGCCCGGCGTCCGGAAGGCGAGCTGGTAG
- the rpsR gene encoding 30S ribosomal protein S18, producing MAIKPKDSRRVSRSAPRSVKPNLLAKLGLPVVDYKDTATLRIFISPRGKIRSRAVTGLTVRQQRQVACAIKNAREMALLPYPGVIAE from the coding sequence ATGGCGATCAAACCCAAAGATTCGCGGCGTGTTTCGCGGAGCGCGCCCAGGTCTGTCAAGCCGAACCTGCTCGCCAAACTGGGCCTGCCGGTGGTCGACTACAAAGACACCGCGACCCTGCGCATCTTCATCTCTCCGCGCGGCAAGATCCGTTCACGTGCCGTCACCGGCCTCACCGTTCGTCAACAACGCCAGGTCGCGTGCGCCATCAAGAACGCCCGCGAAATGGCACTCCTGCCGTATCCGGGTGTCATCGCCGAGTAA